Within the Achromobacter spanius genome, the region CCAGTTCCTGGAACAGGCGTTCGGGATGCAGTTGCGGGTGATGGAACAGGTGCGACAGCGTGGCGTAGGCTTCGTTGGCGGTGTGCAGCAGCCAGAAGGAAGCCACGTCGCCCGAGCGGAATTCAATGATGTTCTTGCTGGGTTCGCGATGAAAGCCGTATAGCGCGTTGACCTTGGCCTGTAGCGCGTCCAGCAGGCGGCGCAGCTGTTCGTGCAGCGCGCCCGAGGCCGTCAGCGACAAGCTGGGCGCGATGAACGAGGTGTCCAGTTCGTAGCCGGCGCTGGCCGTGCGGCGCACGCGCGCCACCGGAATCGCCAGCAGTTCGTCGCGCGGCTCGAATTCGGAAATCAGCCGCACGTCTTTGCGCAGGTAGGTCAGTTCGGCGGTGGTGGCGCCGGTGTACAGGTCGGGCGCGGGGGCGTTGTCGTGCGTGTAGCGGGTGTCGAAGCTGGCTGCCGCCTGGCCGTCGCGGTAGTTGCCGCCGATGGCCTTGAGCGGATGGATGGCCAGATAGAACACCGCCTCGCTCACGCCATCCAGCGCGGTCAGCGCAACGGGTGGGGGCAGCTCGTCGCCGTGCGGCGCGTTGTAGAGCTCGCCGTCGGGAAACACGGCCGTCATTTCCACGGCGCGCAACATGCCGTTGGCCAGCGCCGAGGCATCGAAACGCGCCGAGCGCAGGCCCCAGGCATAGGGATGCAGCGCGCGGGCCATCTCGGCCAAGCGGTCTTCGTGATACGCATCCTGCCGCTGGAAATGCTGCGGGCGGAGGAACAAGCCCTCACCCCAGAGGACTTTGGCTGAATAACTCAAGTGACGCTCCTTCTTGTATTGCTATCTCTATATATATAGAAGGCGGGCAGTCGCGCGGT harbors:
- the tssK gene encoding type VI secretion system baseplate subunit TssK, giving the protein MSYSAKVLWGEGLFLRPQHFQRQDAYHEDRLAEMARALHPYAWGLRSARFDASALANGMLRAVEMTAVFPDGELYNAPHGDELPPPVALTALDGVSEAVFYLAIHPLKAIGGNYRDGQAAASFDTRYTHDNAPAPDLYTGATTAELTYLRKDVRLISEFEPRDELLAIPVARVRRTASAGYELDTSFIAPSLSLTASGALHEQLRRLLDALQAKVNALYGFHREPSKNIIEFRSGDVASFWLLHTANEAYATLSHLFHHPQLHPERLFQELARLAGALMTFSKVHTLADLPVYRHDAPGPAFARMDEILRDLLETVISTRYFSIVLEELRPSFHMGRLDSDKLDETTSLYLSVQAAMPARELSESVPMRFKVGAPEDVDKLVLSAMPGVPLTYTPQVPPAVPVKPGAVYFALQTRGSLYDRMLQARSIAIYAPTGIPELKLDLIAVTR